A window of Pseudochaenichthys georgianus chromosome 19, fPseGeo1.2, whole genome shotgun sequence genomic DNA:
TttaagttactgaaacaaatattGTGACTAAAACAAATACTAAGAAATTAGATAAAAAACAGAGTTTGGCTGCataattaatatatttattacctCATACTTATTTTAATGTTCAGTATCTTGGGCCAAAGTAACTaaaaaagtaactcaaataaaattagtctagaaccgccactgctttATACAGATTTTAGACAAGAACAGAGACTTTCAGAAATTTGCAGTGAACATCTTTTAACATTTCCTGAACCCAATTGAAAGTGTTTTGTAGATAAAAACCACAAACATACCTGTGTTGTTCAGATCGAGGTGTCCACTTTTCACTCTGAGTTCTGCTTTATTACTCACtcggatggggggggggggggggggcagtgagCTGACTGAGTGGGTTGATGCCGATGATCAAGTCGTGTTTTACGGTCAGCGCCACCCACCTGAAGATAATCACTGGATCCTGAGGTGTGAATCAGTGTTCAGAATCACAGACGAGGCTATCTCTGCCTGCCGCTGATGTTGTTTCATTACCACTCGCGCTCTGGTGTGAACAGAAAACTCGCTTCCCTCTGCCTCAGACTGATTGCAGGTGGAAACAGTTTGAATGGCTGCAGATACAAAAGCTCAAAATCACGTCATGTCAAACCCTCCTGTTGTGTCTCAAAGATGTGATTGTGGCACTGATCTATCCCTGGGTCATTTTTGTGAAGTGGGCAAAACTTTTTCTCTTAACACCAAATATcaagtgttgtgtgtgtgaagcCACAGCTTGATAAAGGTTATACTTTAAAAAGCCACACTGTTGTATTTTGGTGACATATTATTTCATTACAGCAAACATAAcagttatttttctttttgaaaaacactgatttGTATGAGGAAAGGAATAAAGGCAAACTGTTAAATAAGTGAAACCATTTTATATTTCCAATGCTTTTAAGCCAATGGCACATTTAGAGGGTCATCAGGCTTGGTTATAAGTCTATATTATGTCATCTAAATCTTAAAATTGTGCATCCcgaaaacagaaaaacaagttTTTTTTGTCAAGGTTTTGTTCAAATATGTCGGTGAAGAAAAAGTATAATGAAAGGTTGGAGTGGTGTTTCTGTGAGTTTCTGTGTGTCCTATTTGTATAAAAAAACAGCTTTCAATAGAATAGAGTATATAGAGAAATAGAGAAGAAGCACAACACCACTTTGGTAGAGTTCACTTTAATAATCATGGTCAACATCTGAAACAGTCATCCTCTTGATTTTATCCAAAATTACAATTACAATCTCCATCAAAACCAAATATCTTCATCCCATCAGTAAAACATCATCATCAACAGTTGTTCGAGCCATCTACAGCAGCATCGTGCCAGTGGTTGAATAAATGAGTAAGTAAATAACAAAACACTTGAGGCCACCCTAACAAAATGAGGTATATTACAGTCAATGCATTGTCACCTATCAATAACGGTTTTAACTTAAtttgcaggtgaagcagcacaTTCTTAAACACTCAACAAATAAAGTGTCGTCATAAATTACATGTACGTATATCAAAAagacacaaaaatactcttcaaGTTGTCATTTATCTAAATCTATCAACATATATAATACCTTGATTTTTCACCAATAACCATCATGTATGAGGAAAATAACTACTTACATCAGTGCAAAACATGATCAGAAACCATGGAAAGCAGAGGGTAAAGAAATACAGATTGTTCATGAGCTGAAGTGAATAAGGCAATGATTTACTCTATCCATATTGTTCAAAATACCCATATGCCGTTGTGAATGGAaagaacatatcatatataacaGAGATTAAGGCATTGATTGTCTTGGAGTGTCAAACATAACTTTGCAATGCATCATATATCCAAGACAACTATTTCTCCTCTGTATTATCAAAAGTTTACGGAAGCCCTGAGAACCATGTCCAAAAATAACTTTGAATGCATTTCAGTCCGATCCTAATAGTTTTGTCTCCATATATATATCTACAGTATATTAGTTCCTTCATTTTTCTACTCTTGTGCTGAAGTCATAAACACAGGAGGATATTTAGATCTGCCTTCTTTTTCCACTTAACTTTTAGGGCTTCCGTAACAACCATGAACACAAAATATAAGCAAACATGTATCAATAAGtaatttcataaatatatttttttaatctatcTTCTTTTATGTTTTCATAAAAATGAACTGCAGCTACTTATATTTGGCTCACTGGGCGTCATTGATCGTTTTGGCACTGTGTGTGATACATACAGTAACTTACTGTTGTACCGACTGAACACCAAATCCATCAAAAACATCTTCTTTAtcccttttttttattaaactaAGGCGTAGAGCACTTCCATCTACATATGTCTACTCTACAAAAAGTTAAGCCCAGGGAAAAGTCCTCTGATACAGAGCTGCCTTTCTTCTGTTacagaacaaaaatataataggtACAACATTTATTGAGTCAGATAACACTTTGTCAGTCAAGAAGGCTCTTGGACTTAGGTCTTCAACAAAGACCTGAAACTACAATACTTCACAAGCAATGggactaaataaataaacatcatGTGCGCCCAATTCATGTGAGAGTAAAAAGAGGGACACTGCAATCCTTAAAGTTGTTCCATCTCAATAAATAACATACATGTTGACTGCCAAGCAGAAAACAGATACTATTTTGCTTTTCATGAAAGACTGTCATTAAACATCACAAGTTGTCATTAGTTATAGTCATTCTCCCAAGTGAGGAAAATAAGGACATCAGATGCATTTTTCCTTCCTTTCCATCCAGCCCAAATGTGTGAGACATCAAAAAGCATGTCGCTCCCGGTCACTCCTTTCTGTGAGTACAAATCCGCCCGACTGTCAATCACGCTTGGCTAAGTTAATCAACCTGAGGGGCACATGTCAGTCATGACAGCAAAGGCAGTCGGTTTGAAGGCTTATTTTTACCTTTAAAACTCTGCTTGGCTGAGTTAATAAGTCTTGCTAAATGGTGCGCAAATACCACACATGaaacacagacaaacacaaAGTCTCACATCGTCACATAGCTTTATCTTTCATTGGCCATTATGCTTCAAGGCAATGTAAACCTGAGCCGCGCTGTGCAGTCTGCTGTACGTTTTCATCTGTAATACAATTTGGGGACTGTTAGTTTTGGTTAGGCTAGTTTACAGTGCTACATACAGTGTTAACGCATCAACCTGTCACTAAATCGTCAAACAGCCATTTTCTATTCTTTCCtttctttcatttaaaaaatataatgtaaACATTACAGAAGCCCTGACTGGCAAGTTAGAAAAAAAAGATTCTGCTCCAGGAAAGTCTTTCTCGGGTGTTCTTTTCATCCGTGAAACAGGTGGGAAAAGGTGTAATTGTTTACATATGATGAAAAATTATCTAGGTGAAACAAACATCACCTCTTCTTAAGacataaacacaggagagaaaaccCTTTAGATATAGACATTAGAAAATGGATCATTGTATTTGTTCTCACTTGCCTCTCAGGGCTTCCGTAGAATGGATGTTAGACGTAATGTAAAACTAAATCCTTGTGTCTTATATCAGACTTAAAGCTACCATGTCAGAATAATGAGGCTATGAACTGGCCGTTCATCTTGGGTGAGCACATCTGTCTCTTCCGGCGGATGTGAAATCTCCCTTTTCTCATTGTCCTCACAAGTTCACTGCACTGATCTGCTGTTCTGGAGTTTCAGTATGCAAGCACAGTGGTATTCCAGGGTGCCGGGGATTTGCCCTCGCTTTCTTTTGGCTTGTCAGACCAAATTCAAGCAGACATGGACAGGGACAAGCACTATTTCTTCTGTTCTTAATCGGCGATAAATCAGCGTCATATTTCCCTGACAGTTGCCGGGTCACTCTGCAGTTGCTATGCTGTTGACTTGGTTCTCGTGTCCGCGCCCCGATGCGTTCAAAGAGCTCCGCTTCAGCAGCCTGTTGATGATGTCAGTGCACGTCTTCCTGTATTGGTGTCGGAGCAGTGAGTACACAAAGGGGTCGCAGGCTGCCTTGCTGTAAGCTAAGCACTTGGAAACAATTCCCCAGTGAGGGTTGATAGGCACCGCTGGAAATAACTCCACGATCCTGCAGGCAAGCATAAAGAGAGGGTGGTGAGAGACGGGGAGCAAAGGTAGAACATGCATGCATGCCCTGAGCTCGTCATGAAGACATAGACATACATTTGCAAGACATTGTTGCACATAAGCAGGGTGTTTCTACTTGTCTCATGCGTTTGGATTTACAGCGTGAAGCTTCTTATCATCTCACCACTCACATGCAGCCAGCAGCATATCTGTCAGGGCCACCGGAAGAATAAAACAAACCTGTCTAAGCAGTAATGAGTGTCTGGAAACAAGCCAATTAACACTGATagttattttatacattttcagACTGAGGGCTAAGCAGAAAACCATAAAAGACAGAGGACAGTGAGTTCTTTCAGCAGGGGTAAAAAAAGACTcttcagtaattaaaatacCGTATATTAGATTTAAAGTGGCACATAATGACGTTTTCTGAAGTCTGCATCCTAACGTGGTGCTTTCACACTCATTTGTGTCAAATATGAATACACCTTCCTGTACATGGTGTCATAAAGGGTGGTTAAGATATCGCTGATCCTTTTCCGCTTGCACTCTGTATAATTACTGTGTCTACAATCAAGCTCTGTCAGCAGTGTAGCACTGGCCTAGCATGGGCCAGTAGCCATTACTGGCATTTGCCCACACActccgcagcagcagagcagacaGCAGGTTAAGTCAGCTGTGACGGCGCACAGCGGTGATTTTACTATACACATAATGACCCAGACAACAAAGGAGTATGAGTATGCAGGCCTTTAGCATAATATGTTCAGATAGTAATTAGTAAACTGTCATACGCAGAATGAAAGTAGCACAGTGCTGCTATGGTCGTTCATTACTGACAGTCTACTGATACCAAAACCATTAGAGGAGAAGAACAACTTGCAAACACTTGCAACGGACcaatttaaaaatgtgtttaagGCTTACAGAGAGGATGGAGAGAGTAATATCTTCTGTATCATTTCATATCCAAACATACAGACATCCTCTCTAGCTCCGTCACCCCAACGCCCTATGAGTgaatggttttaaataacatacagTAGTACTAACTAATGGAatattttctcttttggttgAGTAAGCCCATCCACATGACAAAACAAATGATCCATATGACATACTCTACTCTTCTCTACACTAAGTCATGTTTTAGTATGGAAAAGTGAGTAGATGCTCATACTAAAACCAGACAGTATGAGGATGAAATACAATCTATTGTTGAGTGATGTACTCCCAGAAATGCATTGCCCAACAATTCGTCTGCATGTTGGATCTTAGACTTGCAGTTTTCTTCAGAAGTTGTAGTTTTTTGGATGTATAAAGCTTCACGTATTGGGTACGTATTGGTTACCTGTTAGTACAAAGTTACGTTTTCTGCTAAAATGATATGCTATAATGATGAGTATTAGGTCAAAACTGTTTATAATTAGTTTGCACACATCTCCTGTATCAACTTATTGCCATTATAGTTACAGGAAATGAAACGATGCTTGTGACATTAGCTGTTAATCAATGTGTGAGTTCAGAAGGCCACTGCCAATTAAATACAAAAAGTAGCCAGGACTTCAAAATAGTTAACTTTACCATGATATTCTAAAGAAAGtagtttgtgtgtttgtagTAACTCAGGAGAACTGACACTTGAGAGTTACCAGAACATGTAAACTCCGGAATTTCTATAAATccatattatattatacatatattttactttatGTGTCTTGGATATGTTGCCATTCTAAGGTGTATATCACCCCCCTTTACTCTATGTGTTGTGTTTATATTTTATGGCACTTTGTCGATTTAATTTACAAAGTATAAATAGTTATATGTCGGTATTTCTTCTCACACGTCCACTAGCGCATCACGTATGTGCTTTACACTGAAGCTTCATGTGACAGCCTCTCTTTGTCGAGTGATTGGTGGAAGTGGATTCCTCCTAACTAAGTGATGCATCCGAGCAACTTGAGGAGAAAAGTGCTAatgcagcagcagagcagaggCATATTACTTATCACAAGGTCAGCCAATCTCATCTTCCAACTCTGGCCGTTGTGGAGAGTAAGCAGAGAGGAGgcagtgaggaggaggaggaggaggagggggggggggggggggggggggggggagagggttTGACAGCAGAGGAGGGAGCTTTGGGGGATATACCAGCAGAACAAAAGAGGCTGCGTACGCCGCAGTGTGCCGGCATGGTTCCCCTCTCCCGCCTACACAGTTTCTTTCTCACCTTGTGATCACATAGGGAGCGAAGCAGATCATGAAGGTGCCGATGAAGGTGCTGATCTTCTTCGTCGCTCTCTGTCGTCTTCTCTTCTGCTCCTCCAGGCAACGCTGGCGAACActatacacacacagagagtTCAGTGGATTAATATCAGGGAGACACACTGAGGGAAGACCACATGCTGTCTCCAGAGATGTCATAAAAGACAGCAAGGAGTTGGTGCGCTTGTGTTTTATTTCTGTTGGACAGGGATTAAATATATAGGAAGCTGAGCTGAGGGACAATAACATAGTTATCCCAAACAACACTGATGTCAATCAATGTAAAACAAGAATGACAATTTATAAAAGTGGGAATTTCACCAGAGAACACCAGCTAGCTCGGTATAtaaccgaacacacacacacacacacacacacacacacacacacacacacacacacacacacacacacacacacgcgcgcgcgcacacgcacacacacacatgctcacactATATGTACACATTATGTTATAGAGGCAGAGTAACGCAATCACCCTGGATTGCCTTTAAGTGGATACAGGTGTTGCATTGCCTCTGAATACTGAGGACACACTTCAGTGCAAGGATGGTAGTATTACCTATACATTTAGGcttttaaattaattaaataaataatcatgTATCTTAATACACGCATTAATCCCAGGGACATCAGCCCCCTCCCCCTTTCGATAAGATGGTGGATATGCTTCTTTTTTCTCTTAACTATAAGCTCTCTTCTAACTGAATCAAGAAAAGAAAGCTGCATGTACAGGAAGAACACAAACAGGAATAATAAGTTCAAGGAGCTCACCTGGGGTGTATATCCACCAGCAGCACTAACGTTTGCATTGTAATAACGTCGATCCTCTTACAGTGAAACCTTGCCACTTTGAGCACTTTGAGGTAAGTGACACACAGCACTATAAAAGACAGGAGGAAGGAAAAGGAGTGGAAAAAGACGGTGAAGATAACAAACGGTGTCCGGCTGCTAGCCCTCGGGTTGGACAACGTGCAGGACGCGTAAAGCCGGTGGTATCCCACCCAGGAGAGGCAGGTGGCCACCGTGGAGAAGGACACCGAGTGCACCCACGTGTACCCGAGGACCAAAGCTGCGTCTTTGTGGCGCATTTTGGAGTGGTACCTCAGGGGGAACACCACCGCAATCCACCTGTCGATGCTCAGAGCTGCCATGCTCAGCATCGAGTTGGTGGACAGGAATGTCTCCAGGAAGCCCACGATCTGGCAGAAGCCGTCCCCTCCCGGCTGAGTCTTACTGACGAGTCCCACCAAAGTGAGCGGCATGTTGGACACGGTCAGCAACAAGTTGCAGAAGGTGAGGTTGAGGTTGAACAGACCGGGGACCTGCTTACGGATCTCCGGGTTGTACAGAAAGCAGATCAGCACCAGTACGTTGGACAGCAACGACACTATGATAATCAcaaccaccaacacagacagaACCACCTCCGCAGTGTCCATCCTGTGGGCCCCGAAACTCACTTATCCTCACTTTTTCTGAGCATATCCAGTGTTGTTCTCCAGCTGAAAATGCAATTAATCACCCATAACCATGTCCATTCATCCCCAGATCTCTCCACCGGTGCAGTTCCCCTTTCTCTCTCAACTACATTGTCTCGGTATACTGGCCAGCAAAGACGACCAGGAGGATTCCGGCATCATGAGAAGTATGTTAGGGGAAACGAAGACGATTTCTACTCTTTTTGTTCCCCTCTACAACCTATAGGAAAATAGCTCTCGTGCCAAAGCTGCTCTATTCTGGCTCTGCGTCTTGCAGTGGGGTTTTGTCGTCCTGTGATGCGCTCTCGAAGCATCACCCCTCCGCACACACTGCACAGTGTGTGGGCTCCTTGATCTCCCCCCGTCTCCCGTGAGGAACAGTAACATTAACAAGTGAAGTGGGGATCTTTTCTGGAAAAATGGAAATTGCAGCCAGAGAGTTGACCTTATCCAAACTGAAATGAGTGATTAGTCAAACACAGACCTGAtgtgtgttaaaaaaaaatgttttaatgggGACAAATAATTGATCATGACATTTACATTAAATTATGCATCCATTGTCCGTGTCACTTGCATATCCAGGTAAAGAAAACTGTCACACAGCATTCTTTTTAGAagctcatttaaatattgaaatcatccccccccaaaaaaaaaaacaggttgaggcaaaacaaatgtatttgttcCACTCCTGCTCATTAATTCAAACCCTAATTTGAAATCAAATTGGTTTTATATAGACATATCTGTTCATGTTAAGGTGGTTTCACTGATTTAAACCATTGCATTCCAGCAGCATCTCTTCACCTCATGCTTTACTCAAATATTTATTCTAATTACATCTGCTTCATCGTATTGATGAGGAGCACCATCTTCGTTGAGGCTGGATGACGCCCCCGCACTCTGCTGCCCCTCTGGACTTGAGCATGGAGAATCTTTCCTCAGAAGCGTGGGACTCAGTGTGCAGCAGCACGTGCAGCAAGGCGCTGGAGCAGGGTGAGGTGGTGGTTGGGGCTACAATAAGGGGAGGGGAGGTGTCAGAGTGAGAGCGTGTGGGCGGAAAGACTTTCTTACTGCAACACACATGCTCACAGTATTTGACTGGGGATGTCATACTATGCAGGCGTGCGCTCCTTTTACTCCAGGGTGGCAAACGGTGAACTGGAGTAGGAGAGAAAAAAGGGATTTAAATTCTTTAAAAGGGAGGCTCATTAAAATGCAACCCAGTAATGGTGTCTGTGGGGCTGATGGTTGCTCCTGGTGCAAAGAGAAGACACCTGCAGGACAAAGACAAACAGCAAGCCAATTAAACAAAAATGAAGCTCCATCTTGTCCCAGAGTAAGGCTTCTGGCTGTGATGGATGCATTTCCATACCTTCACATGTGAGCGCTGTCATGCAACTGCTTGTGCAGCTCTCTCCTGTCAGTGCAGAGGCCTTATCAGCACAGAGACACCAGTTGATCTCAGGCACAAGAGCAGCTTTTCGTACTCATCCCTTTAATTATTCTTTTCATAATTAAATGCCAGCTCCACAGACAATAATGAAGCTGCAAAAAAAAGCCATTCTAAAAATATAGCTTAGAGGGGATTTAGTGAAATGGATGAAGGTGTAATGTGTTCAAGTAGGAGGATTTTTCTTGTGATGGGTTTTACTCTTCCACCTGGAAAATGTTTTCTTGAACAAACGCGTATTTTCAACAGCTGTGACCACGGTCAGGCATGCCTCCACATGTTCGTGCATTCAGACACGCACAACCTGATAATTATTTGACCTCTTTGTTGAATTTCTGTTTTCAAAGGGTCGGAAAATCTTAAGTCCAACAAAGCAGCTGCTGGTGGCGGCTAAAAAGTAATATTGAGTTTTTGGATCAGTGAAATCACAAGCCAACAAACATATCATGCCGCATTAAACCGACTAGCGTGGAAAAAGCAACTCCTTTGTCTGTTGTTTGTTTTCACAGATCAATCATAgccaacacaaacacaaacaaagtaCTAATGAGAGTACAAACTAATCAAGTCACTCCAGGT
This region includes:
- the LOC117464512 gene encoding G-protein coupled receptor 26-like, producing MDTAEVVLSVLVVVIIIVSLLSNVLVLICFLYNPEIRKQVPGLFNLNLTFCNLLLTVSNMPLTLVGLVSKTQPGGDGFCQIVGFLETFLSTNSMLSMAALSIDRWIAVVFPLRYHSKMRHKDAALVLGYTWVHSVSFSTVATCLSWVGYHRLYASCTLSNPRASSRTPFVIFTVFFHSFSFLLSFIVLCVTYLKVLKVARFHCKRIDVITMQTLVLLVDIHPSVRQRCLEEQKRRRQRATKKISTFIGTFMICFAPYVITRIVELFPAVPINPHWGIVSKCLAYSKAACDPFVYSLLRHQYRKTCTDIINRLLKRSSLNASGRGHENQVNSIATAE